The following proteins come from a genomic window of Pichia kudriavzevii chromosome 1, complete sequence:
- a CDS encoding uncharacterized protein (PKUD0A04710; similar to Saccharomyces cerevisiae YOR276W (CAF20); ancestral locus Anc_8.729) encodes MATTYTIEELYSFEKNACLPEGVDLQPFLNLVATVTEILRHLDETFPRRKSFNHSRPQKKKQPKEIVDEDGWTTLVTEKHANEDPVEGTVNSDSAVVEESTETEPAAANNKKGKPATGKIRINAAKISSGKSSVGDARDTIAITQVSKFNAFDALALDDDE; translated from the coding sequence ATGGCAACCACATACACTATCGAAGAACTCTACTCGTTTGAGAAGAATGCATGCCTCCCAGAGGGCGTTGATCTTCAGCCTTTCCTCAACCTCGTGGCAACAGTCACTGAAATTCTAAGACATCTTGACGAAACTTTCCCACGCCGTAAGTCCTTCAACCACAGCAGACcacagaagaaaaaacaacCAAAGGAAATTGTCGACGAAGACGGATGGACTACATTAGTGACAGAGAAACACGCAAACGAAGATCCAGTTGAAGGTACAGTCAATTCTGACAGTGCAGTTGTTGAGGAATCTACCGAAACCGAACCCGCAGCTGCAAACAACAAGAAGGGTAAGCCAGCAACAGGTAAAATCAGAATCAATGCGGCCAAAATTTCATCGGGTAAAAGCAGTGTTGGTGATGCCAGGGATACCATCGCAATCACACAAGTTTCTAAATTCAATGCCTTCGACGCACTAGCTTTAGATGACGATGAATAA
- a CDS encoding uncharacterized protein (PKUD0A04720; similar to Saccharomyces cerevisiae YOR252W (TMA16); ancestral locus Anc_8.695), giving the protein MAKSLLKVEKKISKSKKSLHPKGRKAQHLARASLREERVNKKKLIHTMRKSEENLIVDFFQEYVKAAKEEESFDLGTMKSLIESFIDRDHDELEQLRSARRPGRPTTKKQDLLEFRLKQETHVYETGWKVPDLRDAENVQKLRAWGGGHGGLTSIKFILVKKHESETGDVEMS; this is encoded by the coding sequence ATGGCAAAGTCGTTATTAaaagtggaaaaaaaaatttccaagAGTAAGAAGTCGTTGCATCCAAAGGGAAGAAAAGCCCAACACCTTGCACGTGCTTCTTTGCGTGAGGAAAGAgtcaacaagaagaaactcATACATACCATGAGAAAGTCCGAAGAGAATttaattgttgattttttccaGGAATACGTCAAAGCAGCCAAAGAGGAGGAATCGTTTGATTTGGGTACGATGAAAAGTCTCATTGAATCGTTCATTGACAGAGATCACGACGAATTAGAACAGTTGAGGAGTGCCAGAAGACCTGGAAGACCGActacaaagaaacaagattTGCTTGAGTTCAGGCTGAAGCAAGAAACACACGTTTATGAGACGGGGTGGAAGGTTCCCGACCTTAGAGATGCGGAAAATGTACAGAAATTAAGAGCCTGGGGTGGTGGACATGGCGGTTTGACATCTATAAAGTTCATTCTCGTTAAAAAGCACGAAAGTGAAACTGGTGACGTTGAAATGTCATGA
- a CDS encoding uncharacterized protein (PKUD0A04700; similar to Saccharomyces cerevisiae YMR213W (CEF1); ancestral locus Anc_8.728): MPPVYVKGGMWTNVEDEILKAAIAKYGLNQWSRVSSLLTRKNAKQCKLRWNEWLDPRIKKLDWSPDEDKQLLNLAKLRPNQWTSIAMFLKRTANQCIERYQELLTGHLGDGEGEGAFLVGNVESGEAKGTSAFSGLNLNPESKPARPDLEVMDEDEKEMISEARARLANTQGKKAKRKARERVLEESRRVAELLRRRDLKQVGIDAKLRPKKTFKEQMDYNADIAFERRPEKGPFDTSEEVQLNEREKVLFDRNTQVKGTFNQEVEAQKRKEKKRKEHNKRLVEYTQSKRKRDEEDDENEELYAKEMSKRRRLDFNTPGSITDLDDIVEDAVQDLDARKSIVLSRKKDVISSFDISKAEKKEEKKRIKEQRKHLHSLLDSLPTPDDDFDFDVEMLENDEMVQGDSTKKPRLIAIDKNEQRRVEIQKRKLLLSQINELVSPQVAKRKNLPLIKSASVSGLNDEAKLKLLDIIKGRLPDYHESTLEELKAHISAWEEVERRTEQCITEDGRYDNIETKVELPNHELIKMIKSYTEESSKFEADIKDIFNRDTDRDVVAKILNCQSELEQIENEIWTNEEIYKLEREYIDSRKSQLQASLDKLNCLING; encoded by the coding sequence ATGCCTCCAGTATATGTGAAAGGTGGAATGTGGACAAACGTAGAGGACGAGATCCTCAAAGCGGCAATTGCAAAGTACGGACTCAACCAATGGTCCCGAGTATCATCACTTTTGACGAGGAAAAATGCCAAGCAGTGTAAGCTTAGATGGAATGAATGGCTTGATCCACGGATTAAGAAGCTGGATTGGAGTCCAGATGAGGACAAGCAGTTGCTCAATTTAGCCAAACTTAGACCAAATCAATGGACCTCTATTGCCATGTTTCTAAAAAGAACTGCCAACCAATGTATCGAAAGATACCAGGAGTTGCTAACAGGCCATTTAGGTGAtggtgaaggtgaaggCGCTTTTCTTGTTGGTAATGTCGAATCAGGCGAGGCTAAAGGTACGTCGGCCTTCAGTGGGTTGAACTTGAATCCAGAGTCAAAGCCTGCACGGCCAGATTTGGAGGTTatggatgaagatgagaagGAGATGATTAGTGAGGCTCGAGCTAGATTGGCAAACACACAGGGTAAAAAGGCCAAAAGGAAAGCAAGAGAGAGGGTATTAGAAGAGAGTCGTCGTGTTGCTGAGCTCCTCCGACGTAGGGACTTGAAACAGGTAGGTATTGATGCAAAGCTGAGGCCGAAGAAGACATTCAAAGAGCAGATGGACTACAATGCTGATATTGCATTTGAGAGACGCCCTGAGAAGGGTCCGTTCGATACAAGTGAGGAAGTTCAATTGAATGAAAGAGAGAAGGTATTGTTTGATCGAAACACCCAGGTGAAGGGGACATTTAACCAAGAAGTTGAAGCTCAAAAGCggaaggaaaagaagaggaaagaaCACAACAAGAGATTGGTAGAATATACACAATCCAAGAGAAAGCGGgacgaagaagatgatgaaaatgaagaattatACGCAAAGGAGATGTCTAAACGGAGGCGCTTAGATTTTAATACGCCTGGAAGTATTACtgatttggatgatattGTGGAAGATGCTGTTCAAGATTTGGATGCAAGGAAAAGTATAGttttatcaagaaaaaaagacgTCATTTCCAGTTTTGATATCAGTAAAGCggagaagaaggaagaaaagaagcGTATCAAAGAACAGCGCAAGCACCTCCACTCTCTTTTAGATTCACTGCCTACCcctgatgatgatttcgACTTTGATGTCGAAATGTTGGAAAACGACGAAATGGTCCAGGGAGACTCTACGAAAAAGCCTCGGTTGATTGCCATAGATAAGAATGAACAGAGACGGGTCGAAATACAGAAACGCAAATTATTGCTATCccaaatcaatgaattggTAAGCCCACAAGTTGCAAAACGTAAGAACTTACCACTCATCAAGAGCGCTAGTGTAAGCGGCTTAAATGATGAGGCTAAGCTAAAGTTATTAGATATTATTAAGGGACGACTCCCGGATTACCATGAATCCACACTGGAAGAATTGAAAGCTCACATTTCTGCTTGGGAAGAAGTTGAACGGCGGACCGAGCAATGCATCACTGAAGATGGTAGGTACGACAATATTGAAACAAAGGTAGAACTGCCGAATCATGAACTAATCAAGATGATCAAATCATACACTGAAGAGTCTTCTAAGTTCGAGGCCGATATAAAGGATATATTCAACAGAGACACTGATAGAGACGTGGTCGCCAAAATTCTCAATTGCCAGTCTGAATTGGAAcagattgaaaatgaaatttggACAAACGAAGAAATTTACAAACTTGAAAGGGAATATATAGACTCACGTAAATCTCAGCTGCAAGCTTCACTTGATAAACTCAACTGCCTTATTAATGGCTGA
- a CDS encoding uncharacterized protein (PKUD0A04730), which translates to MFKYIRPIRSIRGLHQIKHSSETIGHVLDKFANNPRPSTLEPIKYPIAAATAPPPPGYNILRSKYSSEMDALVKFVQAKGNEIKSHISKSEAMDILEEYISGSSKINKIHSNLTPKQRQLLKIAAAKANKGIRKEDYAIRGIIGLYMKRNWLVWNYTLSNNGIHVAEDTETGYDFSIIDSEEDFGDSNWEEGSENENEREVRKDKEAGVKQKNEAAAAYAGHNDGGYVSMLKRLGKVHRSSIVHVLPQMTMLQAHPTINHAILEEKDIDRLQNFLTSANETSKYREELVFRAKTNYELTKSMMDGENTLIRGDFFYPECIPGTQIHLNDILFRRCIALQDSLRVKDPMFAVMVYQDGSSSVLDNADGVVWDGEIENVFTMFPKLKSPQSFQKNFVRFVSRGWIPVLAREKEIVMVKSKQEYYRQIIKKLAIGGLSIGVTVGTASYYSGFI; encoded by the coding sequence ATGTTCAAATATATACGACCTATACGGAGTATAAGAGGTTTACACCAAATCAAGCATTCCTCAGAAACCATCGGCCATGTGCTTGATAAATTTGCAAATAATCCACGTCCCTCAACATTGGAACCCATAAAATATCCAAtagcagcagcaacagcacCACCCCCACCGGGATACAACATACTGAGGTCCAAATACAGTTCAGAAATGGATGCACTTGTAAAATTTGTTCAGGCTAAAGGCAACGAAATAAAGTCTCACATATCGAAATCCGAAGCCATGGACATCTTGGAAGAATATATTTCCGGATCGtcaaaaatcaataagATCCACTCAAACTTGACGCCTAAGCAAAGACAGTTGCTCAAAATTGCGGCAGCGAAGGCAAATAAGGGGATAAGGAAGGAAGATTACGCAATTCGGGGGATTATTGGCCTTTATATGAAGCGGAATTGGCTTGTATGGAATTACACATTGTCTAATAATGGAATACACGTTGCCGAGGATACAGAAACAGGTTacgatttttcaataatagaCTCTGAAGAGGATTTTGGAGACTCTAATTGGGAAGAAGGCAGtgagaatgaaaatgaacGGGAAGTGagaaaagataaagaagcTGGTGTTAAGCAGAAGAACGAAGCAGCTGCTGCTTATGCAGGCCATAATGATGGAGGTTATGTTAGTATGTTGAAGAGATTAGGGAAAGTTCACCGGAGCTCTATTGTCCATGTATTACCTCAAATGACAATGCTGCAAGCACATCCGACTATTAACCACGCAATTTTAGAGGAGAAGGATATAGACAGATTACAGAATTTCCTTACTTCTGCCAACGAGACAAGTAAGTACAGAGAAGAACTTGTATTCAGGGCTAAAACCAATTACGAACTCACCAAGAGTATGATGGATGGTGAAAATACTTTGATTCGTGGCGATTTCTTCTATCCAGAGTGCATCCCTGGGACGCAAATCCATTTGAACGATATTTTATTTCGGAGATGCATTGCCCTACAGGATTCACTACGAGTGAAAGATCCCATGTTCGCCGTAATGGTCTATCAGGATGGTTCGAGTAGTGTGTTGGATAATGCTGATGGAGTTGTATGGGATGGTGAGATTGAAAACGTGTTTACTATGTTCCCAAAACTAAAAAGCCCGCAGAGCTTCCAGAAGAATTTTGTCAGGTTTGTTAGCAGAGGATGGATTCCTGTACTGGccagagaaaaagaaatcgTCATGGTCAAATCTAAGCAAGAATACTACAGacaaattatcaaaaaattggCTATTGGTGGCTTAAGTATAGGCGTGACAGTGGGGACCGCATCATATTACAGTGGATTTATATAG
- a CDS encoding uncharacterized protein (PKUD0A04740; similar to Saccharomyces cerevisiae YDR251W (PAM1) and YPL032C (SVL3); ancestral locus Anc_8.484): MAPYSILSIGCHPNIAFYNWRLNASNSVDLSLVESTDLSDASYQPNGLPNQTFYSWSSEQFGNERYSLNNVFKTLDDYILHAKNNHLDFIFLSAISLQSLSTICSSLNQIIKYQLDKHNVPTIIVESTNFVNLEPFVKMSLQLNENDAELVPIISIMSDFDVREVGNKNFLLYKSKKESELVYVGKSGRENSYTSIEIGLINKIADLFESAKIDVYKLNTPLEFLSYQWKFALPKITVEPLSIIFENPFPSDLQRQILAKPLISGLIFEIITVIKTMGCKLFNSYDNEDSLLLRLSQLYPPVKLSDDASEAPKLYYDFFNQNQLYLDLLLLQPILIADDFQVKTPYLEFLYAVMSKYNTNNFSTLDNETSIFWLRKNSENVRQLKLKQDELVLENSLREKKIAQNHQLLSNPSPPSTSASNINNQAIPQNRLSNTPPRAQYQQKTLNRSSTDPQIDPEMEELSDMVQSYGVINQTPNSSSRRQSVGNLQPPFTKSHQQDAPSPNLVPQQSLPHGLPPQGLPPNQQLFNQLPNQQPQGRKSYYGGPPPQQQQQQMNNYPPMHQHQQYSQQFQPANPYSSRDDVSYMSRTSHMNGPGGMNGMGGMNAMNGMGGMGGMGSMNGMNGMNNFDTSFNSMGSANAVPTMGNRQFKPTSRKSSRKSTAIMANQLVNEYPGMTQSRSNSNMLQLNRMSMNPQGNMRGNASSQNLRQMPSNSNFKKPQGMSQAPSQFGAEASLSPPPMNGSGSDGPSNGSSGSLPKQAPVDLVPVPEATPAPTPAYIPQSKENDEKKKKKRGFLGIGKKKS, translated from the coding sequence ATGGCCCCTTACtccattctttcaattggaTGTCATCCCAATATTGCATTTTATAATTGGAGGTTAAATGCTTCTAATTCCGTTGATTTGTCCTTGGTTGAATCAACCGATTTATCAGATGCGTCCTACCAACCTAATGGATTGCCAAATCAAACATTCTATTCTTGGTCTTCCGAGCAGTTTGGTAACGAACGTTATTCTTTAAATAATGTATTCAAAACCCTTGATGACTACATTCTTCATGCTAAAAATAACCATTTGGATTTTATCTTTTTATCTGCAATTTCCTTACAATCATTGTCTACAATTTGCTCTTCTTTGAATCAGATCATCAAGTATCAACTGGACAAACACAATGTACCAACAATCATTGTCGAGTCAACTAACTTTGTTAATTTGGAACCTTTTGTCAAAATGTCCTTACAACTGAATGAGAATGATGCCGAGTTGGTTCCAATCATATCGATAATGTCCGACTTCGATGTCAGAGAAGttggaaataaaaactttttgcTATACAAGTCTAAGAAGGAATCTGAATTAGTCTATGTTGGTAAGTCCGGAAGGGAAAATAGCTATAcatcaattgaaattggTCTTATTAACAAGATTGCAGATTTGTTTGAAAGTGCTAAAATTGATGTTTATAAATTGAACACTCCTCTGGAATTCTTATCTTACCAATGGAAATTTGCATTGCCTAAAATTACAGTCGAACCTTTATCGataatttttgaaaatcccTTCCCTTCTGATTTACAAAGACAAATTTTGGCTAAACCCCTAATCTCCGGtttaatttttgaaattatcaCCGTTATCAAGACAATGGGTTGTAAACTATTCAATTCATACGATAACGAAGATTCTCTATTGTTAAGACTATCACAATTATACCCTCCTGTTAAACTTAGTGATGATGCATCGGAAGCTCCTAAATTATActatgattttttcaatcaaaatcaactaTATTTGGATCTTTTATTATTACAACCTATTTTAATTGCTGATGATTTCCAAGTCAAGACCCCTTACTTAGAATTTCTTTATGCGGTCATGTCCAAATATAACActaataatttttcaactttagaTAATGaaacttcaattttttggttaCGTAAGAATTCAGAGAATGTTCGTCAATTAAAACTAAAGCAGGATGAATTGGTTTTAGAGAATAGTCTACgtgaaaagaaaattgctCAGAATCACCAATTATTATCTAACCCATCTCCTCCTTCTACTTCTGcttcaaatataaataacCAAGCTATTCCTCAAAATCGGTTGAGTAATACACCACCTAGAGCTCAGTATCAACAAAAGACTTTGAACAGGTCATCAACGGATCCTCAAATTGATCCTGAAATGGAAGAGTTGTCTGATATGGTCCAATCGTATGGTGTTATCAACCAAACTCCGAACTCTTCGAGTAGAAGGCAGTCGGTTGGAAATTTACAACCTCCCTTCACAAAGTCACATCAACAGGATGCACCATCCCCAAATTTGGTTCCTCAACAGAGTTTACCTCATGGATTGCCTCCTCAAGGGTTACCACCAAATCAACAGCTATTTAATCAGTTACCTAATCAACAACCTCAGGGTCGTAAAAGCTATTATGGTGGACCTCCTccacaacaacagcaacaacaaatgaaCAACTATCCACCAATGCATCAGCATCAGCAGTATTCTCAGCAATTCCAACCAGCCAATCCATATAGTTCAAGAGACGATGTTTCTTACATGTCTCGTACAAGTCACATGAATGGTCCTGGTGGCATGAACGGCATGGGCGGCATGAATGCTATGAATGGCATGGGTGGCATGGGCGGTATGGGTAGCATGAACGGTATGAATGGTATGAATAATTTTGACACTTCATTTAATAGCATGGGCTCAGCTAATGCTGTTCCAACTATGGGAAACAGACAATTCAAACCAACGTCACGTAAGAGCTCTCGTAAGAGTACAGCCATTATGGCGAACCAACTGGTGAATGAATATCCTGGAATGACCCAGTCCCGTTCTAATTCAAACATGTTACAATTGAACCGTATGTCCATGAATCCACAGGGAAACATGAGGGGTAACGCATCGTCTCAGAATTTGAGACAGATGCCATCCAACTCCAACTTCAAGAAACCTCAAGGAATGTCACAAGCACCATCACAATTTGGTGCAGAGGCTTCATTATCCCCACCTCCAATGAATGGTAGTGGTAGTGATGGTCCATCTAACGGAAGTTCTGGTAGTTTACCAAAGCAAGCACCTGTTGACTTAGTTCCTGTTCCTGAAGCAACACCTGCTCCTACACCTGCATATATTCCTcaatcaaaggaaaatgacgagaagaagaagaaaaagagaggtTTCTTGGGAATCGGCAAGAAAAAGTCATGA